The window AAGTAACAGCAGTAGAAATAGAGTAGCCACAGATGCAAAGTAAACTGTGAAAGTAGAATCAACAAGATTAAATCTATGAGAGAAAGAGTAGTCAAATATGACTGCTAGGTTTTTGAGCATGAAtatcaatggaaagggaagctaGATGAGAAGAATGAGGGAGGGAGATGATTGGTTTGGatttagtaaaacaaaacaaaacaaaaaccatttaTTATGTCTCTTCCATTAAAATGCAAGGAACTTGAAGACAAACAgatgttctgttttttttctctgtacCCTTACCTATtatatagtaagagcttaatagtCATTCAATTCATTCAGTCAGCATATTTTGTATAACACGTTGGTGTAGAAAGCCTAGGAGATGGTGTGTGTGATAAATAATCCACTGAAAAAAATAGACTCCTCTGAacataaaagaaagtttattttggcttttctcaggAAAAGGGCACACTtgaagtctcacaaaggtagcgAAGATCAAGGAGCTGACCCAAGGTGACAGTTAAGCAAGATTATAAGGCCTAACAAGatcccctccttctcttcctatgGACCCTCTCTGTGGACttattggttagtcttcagagtttggggttttttttttccccaaggcaatggggttaagtgtcttgcccaaggccacacagctaggtagttattaagtgtctgaggctggatttgaactcaggtactcctgactccaaggctggtgctctatccactgtgccacctagctgcccccagtcttCAGAgctacattctacttgtgaaaatctaccccagcaacaaagaaaagaatgaaaggttttcataaaatatgacctgaccatccagatggtgagaataagcttcaggattataactatcttattgaagtaacagtCTACTTATGAAACAATTAGAGTCTTATGAGCTTtattggaatgcaaggtttttctcatgggaacagtctactgttctcccagttaagatagttttatcatcaaatgactaaaaatgcaaggtctctctggaaataatCCACTATTTCCCCCCCACTACAGAATTGGGAGGGTGTCTGGCTGGGAATGCAAgggcctctctccctctcctaagaatagtctaagggtaatagtctgtctgttttcaggatttttaaccctgagaggacttcactagcaatgttaactcttaagagggaacaTCCctcttactgtgtgatcttgggcaggtggCTTCCACTCTCTGTTTGGCTCTGTAACACATACATTGCTCACCTGCCTTTCTGTGTTGTTGTGCAAAGGAAAAGAGAACTATTATTTATCGATGCCAATAGTGAACCTTAGAACATGGGCTGCTGATTACAATTTCTATTAGAAATagacagaggggtggctaggtggccctggagttcaaatctgacctcagacaataattacctagctgtgtgtccttgggcaagccacttaaccccatttgcctggcaaaaacctaaaaaaaataaattaataataataataataaattacctagctgtgtgaccttgggcaaaccacttaatcccattgccttgcaaaaaagaaaaaagaaataagactgagaggtggctaggtggccctgaagtcaggaggacctgagttcaaattcgacctcacttagtaattacttacttgtgtgaccttgggcaagtcacttaagccttgtaaaaactaaaaaaaaagagagagagagagagagggagggagggagggagggagggaggaaggaaggaaggaaggaaggaaggaaggaaggaaggaaggaaggaaggaaggaagcaagcctGAGGAGGCCGTGCAAGCAGGCAGCAGGCGGCACAACAATCCATGGCGTCATTCACCTCCGGGTCGGTGCAAAGTTCAGGGCCCCGCGCCGGAAGTCCCCAGCACGTGCCTGTCCGAGCCCGAGGGCTCGTCGCCATGACGACCAGCGCCGCCTCCGCCGCCACGCGGCGCTCGGCGCTCGCTTGGCCTTGCCTGGCCGCGGCTCGGCGCTCTGCGCCCTCCCCTCGCGCCTGCGCCGTCCGTCCCCTGCCAGTCACCCCGGCTCGGATCGGGAAGTGTCAGCCCGGAGCCGGTCTCCGCCGCGCCGGCTGCCGCCGCCTCCGGAGCCCCGAGGCCCCCGGCCCTGGCCCGGCCGGGCCCAGCCGTCATGACGAACGGTGAGAGCGGCGCCGGGCGGGGGGAGACGTGGCGGCCCGGGGAGGAGGGGAGGCGGGCGGGGCCCGCACTGACGTGGCCTCTCTCCCCGCCCTCTCCGGCCCCGGCCCTCGGggagtctgggggggggggcgcgcaGGACCGGTAacgggggtgggggaggggcgggctGGCCGCGCCCCCTTCCATTCCTCGCTccccgggcgggggggggggccgggcccGAGAGCGCAGGCGCCAGAAGTTTAGAGCCTGGGGACCGGCCctggaggggaaactgaggcccggagGTGCGTCCTCGCGCGGCTCGGGCCCCCGGGTTCTGGCAGAGGCTCCTCCCTCACCTGCGCCCTGGCACCGGCCTGGCAGCGCCGAATTCTGCGGGAAGTGGGAGCGGGGGCCAGAGAGCGAGCTTTCTAGAGACCGGAGGAGCCGGACCTGCGCCGGAGCCTAAGGGTCAGGGGCCCGCACAGCCCAAGGACTTGGCCATTTCTGCCCTGGTCAGCAAGATCGCTAGCTGGCACGAGTTGGCAAACGCAAAAACGTCTTCCTTGTGCCGTCACTGGCCCTGATCCCCGAGGCTTAAAATGACCCCATTCGGATTCTTGCCCTTACGTTGTCccatgttaaaataaaaattactccCTGAGTATTACTCCcatatattatgttatgttatgttatattgtattatattactcccttatatattgttatattaatcccttatattatttattatattacattacttccttatattatattattacataacattatattatatcactcctttatattatgtattattatatattatataaacaacttaaaattcttttattatgAGACCCTTTTAGCTCTAATTCTGCCTTTCCTTATGGGGTCTTTTCCAATATGATTGATTTCTGAGAGTTAAGTTTTAAGATGGAATAGGTTTAGGGCAGTGAGGTGATACAGGggttagagcactgggcctattgtcaggaaaactcttcctgaattcaaatcttggttTACTAGCCagatggtcctgggcaagtcacttcactcagtttgcctccgtttcctcatctgtaaaatgagctgaaggtgAAATGGAGaaccactccagtctctctggccaaaaaaaacaaaacaacaaaccatAATGCAGGGACGGGGGGcaaagagacagacacaactGAGCAGTAAGGTCTAGAGCAGAGTTTGTGTGTCCCTTGAAGGCAGTCTTTGTGAGGTGGCTGGGTAGGCAGTAGTTGACATGAAGGCCTAGGAATTTTTGTGTGAAAGGTGGAAGGATATCAGAATTGTGTGcacaattttcaaatttttccttaggattaaaattttcctttatggATAGGAAATCTAAGATATagttaaaatcatagatttagagctgaaagaaggCATAAGGATTACTTACTTAGGTCAAATCCCTTATTCTACTGGcgaggaaacaggctcagagaaATTAGAAATCAAAAAAGGCTGGGATTTGGACCAAGGTTCCATGACTGCTGGTCTGGCAGCTTTCCTCTGCACCACCCTGTCTTAATCATCTCAAgttgaaggaataagaaaaagaactCAAGACTTCAAAAACCCTGATTTGTCATTCTAGTTGCCACTTTCCTTAGCTCAATAAAGAAcctaactcctttttttttttttacttctttaagaAGTTAGAGGTTTTGTTTTAGGATCTTGTTCTATTTTCTGACTAGTAAGAGAATGCCATGCTCACAGTTGCTAATTATGGACCAGTAATTAAACATATATGAGCTCCAAGCCCTACAGCTTGTGGAACTTTGCATCTTCCTTAACCTGTTGTGCCAACAGGCTCAAATATGATATATTTAGCTGTGAACTTGcctctcctttctaaaataaaagaatgagtgTATTATAACAAGAATTTGTTCAGTTTTCTCTGCTTGGCCTCAGAAGTGTCTCCTGGCCAGTCAACCTCTTGTCATCTGTGGTGCATAGAAACCTGATTCTAGAAGAGCTGATGACCTATtttgttctgttgtttttttgACTGGGGGATgctattttgtttaatattatttAGGTTCCAGACATTAAAAGTAGCAAGTTGTCTCACACTTGAAACTCAAAAGCATTATTAAGACTTAAAAAAGATGGGTGTGTATATCTGTATGTGTCTCGCTTGTTGGCAAGTTTTCAGTGCTATCATTTGGGTGGCATTGTAAAGGAGGGACTCCCTGGGGGAGAGATCCTCTTAGGTAGTCTGGCTTCAGAATTCTTGAGTCCAAGTCTTAGATTCCAGTTTGCCTGTTCCTGAAGATACAGTGGGTTTTGATGGGTTGGGGTTGCAAGACCAGTTATTTCCTGGACCACTCCATGATTACCTCTTGGGACTGTTGTGCTTCCCAGTTCTTTTCCATTCCTTAGGGACACCAGCAATAACTAGGTCATCCTTTGAAACATTGCCCTTTACCTGATGGTTTATGCCATCCTTTTATGCCCCccaaaaccccaatggggtcataaagagtcaaacataaTTGAACAAGTTCTAGAGCAGTTTGTTGACTGGGTAAGGCAATGCTAGATAACAGACTGAAGCTCCCCCACCCCAATCAAGCAGAATTGGAGAATGGGGATTCCTGCACAGGATTTCTCTATTGACTAGAATCAACAACAGTACTATACTAATAGAATGTAATAAATGAATCTAGTCCAGTTTCAAACTTTTCCAGGATGCCCTTTGGTTAACTGAATACAACTCCCCTTCTGGCCAGATTAGCCTCCCTTCTGGTCCATACATGTGATATTCTGCTTCCTGCCTCTGGGCCTCTGCAAGGGCTGTgcttcttcatctctctctcttctctcttagaATCCCTTTCTTCAAAGTTCAATCAAGTATCACCTCCTATATGAAGCCTCTCTTAATTCCCCCAATGTTCTCTCCTCCcccaattatatttatattgaatatattttgtatttatatacattcatattcttctccctcctttgttgccctcctcttccctcccacccccccacatgAGAGATATTTTAGACCTATTccatttttggttttatatctcTACCACCCACCTAGTCTATAAGAgctggttaataaatgcttgtgtaaTTAATGAATGACAATTTTTTTACCTCTCCAGTATACTTGTGGCAGGTTGACCAGCAAGAATTTGAAGTTGGCCTAAAGGAGGTTTTAGGAAGTTTTTGAGAGAACTAGGGTCCTATTTCATGGTCttgctttcaataaatatttattggaattTAACTGAGGTAATTTGCTAATACCAGAAAATTCCTGTTGACCTAACCAGATCAGGTCATTGACTAACTGCTATCCCCCCATTCTGCCCTCTACTAATCATTTGTTATTAAgccatattttgtttcttttccctttcatagTGTATTCCCTGGACGGGATCCTGGTATTTGGTTTGCTCTTTGTTTGTACCTGTGCCTACTTCAAGAAGGTGCCTCGCCTCAGGACCTGGCTGCTCTCTGAGAAGAAGGGAGTCTGGGGGGTATTCTACAAAGGTGAGATTGCGCTGGGGTTGGAAGAAAAGATCTGTGTGGCCACACTTGAGGCAGGAAGGGTTCTCAGAATCCAAAAGTGAGAGGAGCATTAAAAACAGGAGTCATGAGGAACTCAAGGATTTAATTTGGTGCCTTGaacaacatattttaaaatgatatgacaaaaagtttttgacaaagcTGGAGTTTGTTGAGAAGGCTGTAATCTAATCAAAGGTCTTAGGCCAGCTCACAGTTTTCCAATTCTGGGAAAGATCATCTGGGCTCTCATTGCTCTCTCACTTTCTGGCCTCCTTAGCATGGGGGCAATCAGATAAAGGAACTACAATCTAACAACAAGGGCAAGGATAATTTATGAAGCTCTTACTGTGGCCTAGTGTCCAGTCCAGTTCATTACAGCAGCCCAGTGGCTTTCTCAGAAGAGGTAGGTTGGCTAGGAAGtccaaaagtttttgagtcttttTTATTGGCATATTTTAATTGCCATAAGGGTCAGTGTGTGGTCTAATGTGAGGTACCAGGAAACCACTATTGTCAGGAGAATAGAAGAAGGTTTCAGGGCAAGGGATATTTGGGGTCTTCTTTACCACAGACATAAACATACAGTTGTGCCTTTGTTTCTGAGAGAGGCTAAAATGCAGAGACTTTCAGGTTACTGGAGGAGGGGgcgggggaagaaaggaagagagacttATTTTACCAGAGGCTGCCTTTGAGAATTGCCACATTCTTGTCTGAGTTATGCCAAGTTATGCCAAGCTCTCGTCACTCCTCCTAGGTTGGGATTGGATTGTCTGGGCTTGAGatttctgcttccttttccctctcttcacTCCACTCCACTTCcccccaacccctccccccccccatagaagttCTTTTAGCTGGGAGAAGTCAGAATTGGAGGGTTCCAGAAAAGGGGCAAGGAAGAAGGAAACATCAGTACCAAAGGCAGACAAACCTCATGgcctgaaaactgaaaaaaaaaaaaacaaccctttttTTGACAATCACACTTGGCATCTCAAAAATTTTCACAGAAGGTGAGAAATTGTTTGAAAGACAGGGGGTCATTTTgctctttgcttttttctttctttttttttttttaccagctGCTGTGATTGGAACCAGACTGCACGCTGCTGTGGCAATTGCCTGCATTGTGATGGCATTTTATGTTCTGTTTATAAAGTGAACTCTAAGATATCTGAACTGCCAACTGCCAATCAAGGGGCCTGGGGCAAGAGGGCTCTCAGGGACTTATGCCCCCTGTAGAAGAGTCGGACTGAGATCAGCAAAGCCCCAGGATGATGCCGCATTCTCTGCCCCTGCCAGGCCTAGGAAAAAGCTCCTCGGGATCACTCATATTATTCAGGATTGGGGGGATTCCAGAAAGTCTATTTCTCTACCTTCCTCTGATTTGTTTATAAATTAATCCACTGCAAAGAGTCTATGGTGTTCAGCTACATAGTGAACCTCTTGGTAATGACATTACATACCTCTTGCTGAAGAGTACCTGTCATGTGTTTTGTTCCGCAGCAGTTCTTTAGGATCTCACAGAACTGAGCAAACATGAGAAGAGTAGGAAGAGTAGGCTGGGCCATGATTTCTTGGGagggaatatttttaaagtctcACTTATCCCCTGTTTGATCTGGATTAGGCAAATTGGATAAATGGGAGTTATACAATGCCAAGGAAGAGTTTGGCTTTGGaaagttctctttttttatgtCCATCTGGGGATATAATAGAGAGACACTGCCTTCTGTGCACAAGGAGAGCAGATGAATGACTAGCTGGGTGTTGAATGTTCAGGAGTTCTGCCAAGACAGTTTTTGGAAATGGCTACAGTTGGGTAAGGGCCTGTCTTTTTGGTATCAGGCCAGAAAATAGAAACCTCCCTAGATAAGAGAAAGAGCTGGTATCTAGAAAGGCAGAGGGCTGAGGGTTTTGCCAGACCAAATGGCATACGGAGAATTAGTAAGCTGTTATTTTTCTTAAACCTTggtaaatttttcaaatttcctaAATTTGAATGCTGTCATTAAAGAAGTTTGAAATGTAGccattggggggagggggaacttTGAAGGAAAGCACCTTTCAATTTATTTGCAGTTGAGAGTGGGGGATAACCTGCCATATTACAAACATTTGTTATTAGATATTTAGAAAGATTGGTATTTCTACACAATAAACTATTCAGATCCATACTTACTCTTTGAAAAGACTAGGTAGTTAAAGACAGTTCTCAATTGATTACTTCTCCTTTTGTCTGGCTACCTCTTGTGATCCCAATATTATACTTTTCTTGAAAACTACTGTCGTTggggaaaaatgggaagagttGAGGCTGGCAAGGGGGCAAAGTTTTGCCATATGGATGGTCTTCATCCACGTATTGTTTCACAGTATCTAAACAAATTAGGGCTTTTTCATGCTTCTTAAATGTTAGAAACCAGGATGAATTTGAGTTTGAAATTAGGGgagttttccagaatgattgctCAAGTCTGTTTGGAGAAccccagatttaaaaaaaaaaaaagtattgacaTCTTCACCTCTCTCCTTTGATCTACAGTGGAATCATTGACCTTGGTGAGGCCAGGGCCTCTGCATCAAAAAATAGACTTTATAATAAAGGCTGAACACATTAAATTACATTGAATAGCAAGCATATATATGAGTCTGTTAATTGTCAAGATTTAAAAAGAAGTGGTTCCACTTTTCCTAAAACTCTCAGAGGGAATGTATTTTGTTCTGCCTGCCACAGTGAATTTATCTTTTGCACCTTCTGGAAAGTAGGGTTTAGGCAAAATGAATCAGTTGGCTTTGGAGCTCCTGGAAGCAGTAAAGAGTCATCAAGTAGGACTCAACAAGAGCAGCGATCTGATTGCTGTGCTCCTTCAGGATTCATAGGATCTTTGAACAGGAAGAAAGCCACTTTAAGTGACTGATTTAGAAAAGatgagacaccccccccccccccccccccccccccgtgagtTTGGGATGATTCACTAGAGACCCAGGTTCCACCCATTTTGCACTTACTGAGTTCAGTagctttaatatattttcttttccaatatgCCTCACATCTCTGAAGTTGGTGCCTAGAGCAGCCTCATAGTTTAAATTAGTCCCGTTTCACTGCAGTTTGCCCATACCAGTCTTTATTACTTTCTTGAGGATCAGTGTGAACTTTTGAAAGGTTTTATTCTGAAATGCTTTTCTTatcaaaatgaaccaaaaattCATGGGGTGAGCATATTTACTCCACGGGAAGAAAATACTCATTGTGTTTTTCACAGCTTGTTCAATTCTATATGTAAACAGAGAACCAGGAACTACTTAACCAAGTGAGATTATCAGCTTAGCTAATATGTCCTaacaccccaaaacaaaacataacactACAAAAACATTTCTTTGGGCAGTGATGAATTAGTGGTTGAGGGAAGAAAGATGTCAATGTTGCTTTTCTGATATTGACATTCAGTATAAAAAACTAGAATTACCATAAATCTGTCCCCTTTATGTCAGGTAGATTGAGGAGGGCAGCTCCTTTTTTCtagttaaaaatataatttttttacttaaCCATTGTCTGTACAAATTCTTGGAAATAAAATCTCTTTCCCTATAGCTTTGTCTTCTTCTATTTGTCTTATGCAGATTTTAATGAATCCTGAATACAAGCCAGCAGTCTGCCTCAATATTATCTTTGGGACTCCTTAGTCAACCCTAAAgctcaggtctgatcatgtcacttacTAGCTCAAAAATACTCAGGTGGCTCTCTGGTCAAGATAAAAACCCAATGCTTcgatttgacatttaaagtccttcacattGGAGTCCTTTGATTCCAGTTATCTTTCCAGACTCCCCCTAATGTATTCTTCATTTCAGCTAAATTGGCCTATTTGTTGCTTCCCCAATTTGGCTTTACATGGATGTGAAATGCTCTTTTCTTGCCTCTGTCTCATGGAATAAATAACTCCATTTAAAGTCCAAGTCAAGGGTCACCTCTTAAAAGAATCCTTTACAGATCACTGCTCATACCCATACCCACTTAGTGTTCCCCCTcctaaaatactttattttgtgtatgttttATGTTAACATCCCCTTCAGATAATATAAACTTTGTGAGGGGAAgatgtattttcatttttgtttttctatctctgCCAATTGGTACGGTGCCGGGCTTCATAAATCTTGCTGAATACTAAAGAAAAGGGTAATTACCTACTTTTGTGTATTTAAAGTGTTCCAAGAAAGGCTCCTTGGGAAAAATGCAATAACCTCTCATGTATttgagaggggcagctaagtggtatggTTGatgagtgccagacctggagtcaggaagactgaagggACTGAGTTCAgaatctgcctcagatacttgccagcTGGGTgacccctgggcaaatcatttaacccagtttccctcatctatgaaatgaattagaaaaggaaatggcaaactactttgccaagaaaacctcaaacagggTCATAAGTCAGACATATCTGAAAAATGACACAACAGAAAGCCACTATTGTCTTTGTtgataataaaaatttcattacTCATTTAATACCGGGGAAAAATACTATCCTCTGAgtctttacattttaatggggtaGACCATTTATACATTGCTAGGAACATGCAAGATAACAGAAGATGGAAGATAACCTCAGGGGGGGAAGCAGTAGCAGATGATCAGGGAAGGCTGCTCACAATGGATACTTTTATGATTGAACCTTGAATGGAGCCAGAGGTTCTGTCAAACTGATTAGAAGGAGAACATCTGACTGTGGAGGATCACCAGATGGAACCATGTGTGTGAAGACTGGTAAGTGGGTCAGTCCAGTTGGATTGTAGAGGAAATAGAGGGAAGTAATttgaaaaagactagaaaaataggGAAGGGTCAAGTGTAGAGGGCCAGCATCTGTGGAGTTGGAATGCAGGTGTTCCTGGAACGAAGGTTACCAGAGATCAAGCATGTATCATTTTTTGCTCATTAAATGGAATGGTTGGCTCACTATCAAATCTTGACCTAAACATCTGCTGAGCTCCAAGTGTATGACAAAAATTCTGATAAGGAATACTAAAATACTTCAAAGCCCAAGTATTGTAAATTCAACCAGGGAAGCCATGCATCTGGATTTTGTCTGACTtgtcatgtctgagataagttttgttataagAGTCTGGATATTCAATAATAAAGTTAAGAGAAGGTTATTCACAACATTAAGTTGTTTGTGGCTTTTTCTTCATCCCAGCTGTCATCAATACCCAGGCCCACACAGAACCGGC is drawn from Macrotis lagotis isolate mMagLag1 chromosome 5, bilby.v1.9.chrom.fasta, whole genome shotgun sequence and contains these coding sequences:
- the TMEM167B gene encoding protein kish-B, translating into MTNVYSLDGILVFGLLFVCTCAYFKKVPRLRTWLLSEKKGVWGVFYKAAVIGTRLHAAVAIACIVMAFYVLFIK